TTTCAGCTTAATTAACTCTGTTTCTGCATCTAAGGGATTATCAGCAACTAAACAAGTTAATCTAGTTAAGGGAATAATAGCAGTTTCCCACTCTAGAGATGACCAAGTTGAGGTTAACCAATTTGCCTCTATTTTTTTTAATAACTCTAACTTAGTCATAGTTACATTCTTTAACCAGATAGTTAAAATACCATCGAGATAAGCTTGAGTTAACCAATAACTTCCTTGAGGATTAGCGAAGAGATAATCTAATTCAGATCTTACTCTTTCGGGAGCAACTTGAGCTAGTAAAGGTGCTAAATTGGTGATTTGTTTACGAGTATTAGTTTCAATGGTAAAATTAAGTTGCGCAGCTTGACGATAAGCACGCAATAAACGCAGAGGATCATCTTTAAGGTTAGCAACACTGATCATTTTTAGTTGTTTTTGCTCTAAATCCGCTAATCCACCTAAAGTATCTAATAAAATATCCCTATGTGGATTATAGGCGATCGCGTTGATGGTAAAATCTCGTCTAGCTAAATCACTCTCTAGGGTATCTCCTTCTTGAAGTGCAAAATCTACTGTACCTTCGGGAAAGACTACCCTAGCTATTTGACGTTGTTGATCGAGAATAACAAAACCCGCGCGATAATGTCTAGCTATCTTTTGGGCTAGGGCGATCGCGTCGGTTGGTATGATAAAATCTAGATCTAGATAATCCCTTTGTATATTTAGTAAAGCATCACGTACCGCACCTCCAACTAAATAACTACCAGGAGGTAACCAGTCTAAATTAAAGGGACATTTTTCTAGTGACAATAAAAGCATATTTATTAATCTAAAATAAAGAAACTGTGGAGTATTTAATTTGAGCTAAGTTGCACTTTATATGGTTTAGGAGAAAAAGAATAATAAGTTCGGTTGCTTTTTTGTTCTTGCTGTTTGAGATCTTCATATAAACTAACAAGGTTATTGTTACATTCTTCTAAATAAGCTTGACGTGCTTTTCGGGTTTCTTCAACAATAGGATCTTTCATGTTATTCCTCTATTAATTCTTCAGGTGTACAAATAACTGATGGTTCATAACCATTTTGACGACAAATTTGTTCTACTTTTTTTCTAATTATCGCATTAGCAATGTGTTGACAATTCCAAGTAAGTAAATAATCAATCCCGTTAACAACACTAATAGCAATATGGAGAGAGTCTGCTTCTGCTTTTTGGGGTATAGCTGCCTCTCTTAAAAGTATTTGGGCAAGTTGTAATGCTGCGGAGGAGACTCTTAATGCTGCTATTGGTTGAAGTAATGTTAATCTTTCTTGAGCGGCTTTAGCATCTCCTCTACGAGCTTCTTGAATAACTAATTGGGAAATGTAAATTTCAAATTTATGACCCTGAGTTTCCCACCACTCATTGGTGATTTGTTGGTGTCCTGCAATGATAAGATCACGACTAGGACGAGCGCTAAGATAACTAATCACTGAGGTTTCTAGGTAAACACTAGGCATGATTTAAGTTTTTCTCCTAATACCCTATCATACGGTTTTGGGTACATGATATGCTAAATTCTTGATAACCATTGCTGACACTTTTCACTTTTTAGCTTTCTAGTCTTTTAAAACTATTATCTACATTATAGAGTATTATAGAAAATATCAGCCATGGAGATTGAGCAATGCAAGCCACAGAAACTAAGCTACAACAAATTATCGAAGGAACAAAACAATATTTAGTACCCTTGTTTCAAAGGGCTTACAGTTGGCAAAAACAAGAATGGCAAATCCTCTGGGATGACTTACTAGAACTTTATAATACCACTAATCCTCGTCCTCATTTTATGGGAACTATCGTGACCATGTCAACTAATTCCCAGCCTGAAGGAGTCAGTAAATATCTTTTAATCGATGGACAACAACGTTTAACAACTGTTTTTATTTTACTATGTGCTTTACGAGATATAGCCACAGCCAAAAAAGAAACAGAATTAGCCGCAGAAATTACACATACCTTATTAATTAATACCTACAAAAAAGGTAGTGATAAATATAAATTAATACCCACTCAAGTAGATAGAGATAAATTTCAGCATCTTATTGATAGCAAACCTAAAGAAAACAAAAATATTCTTAATGAATGTTATTCATTTTTTCAGAAGAAAATTAACCAAAAGAAATGTGATTTAATTCAGCTTAAAAAAGTAATTTGTTATAATTTTTCTCTAGTTAGTTTAGTGTTAAGTGGAGAAGATGATCCTTATTTAGTTTTTGAAAGTCTTAACGCTAAAGGAAGACCTTTAACACAAGCTGATTTGATTCGTAATTATTTCTTTATGAAAATTAATCCAGATGAACAAGAGGATATTTATCAAAAATATTGGAAAATAATGGAAGATAATTTAGGCGACAATCTCACAGAATTTATTCGTCACTTTTTAACGAAGGATGGCAAAGAAGTTAGAAAAAATGATGTTTATTTTGAAATAAAAGAACAGATTAATAATAGAGATACCATAGAATATTTAAAAACATTATCTTTATTTTCGCGATATTACGCTAAATTCCTTGACCCATCTTCAGAATCTCAAGAAAATATTCGCTTTCATCTTAAGCGTCTCAATCAATTAGAAGTCTTAACTATTTATCCATTTCTGTTAAATTGCTATCATGATTGGGCTAGTCATAAAATAACAGAAACAGATTTTATTACTATTTTGCAAATTTGCGAAAATTTTGTATTGCGTTATATTGTTTGCTATTTTCAAAGTACAGGATTAAATAGAATCTTTTCCTCTCTTTATGCCCAAGTCAGCAAAGAAAGTAGTTTAGGTTCAGAAACTTTTATCAATAAATTAAAATTAGTACTGCAAAATCAAAACTATCCTAAAGATGCTGAATTTAAAGCTAAGTTAAAAGAAGCTAAATTATATGGTAATAATCGCTCTAAAAAAGGTAGATTAATTTTAGAATCAATAGAGCAGTTTTTCAATCATAAAGAAAAAATCCAACTAGAGTCACTCTCTCTTGAACATATTATGCCTCAAAAACTAAGCCTATGGTGGAGAGAACATCTTGGAGAGGATTGTGCTATTACTCATGAATTATTGCTTCATTCTTTAGGAAACTTAACCTTAACGGGTTATAATACCGAGCTTTCTAATGATAATTTTTATAGAAAACAGGAGTATTTTAAACATAGTAATCTAGAATTAAACAAATACTTTATCAATCAACAAGCTTGGTGTCGAGAAGATATAGAAGCAAGAGCAGATTATTTAGCTGATATTGCTCTGAAAATCTGGAGTTATTTTGGTGATGAAAACGCGGTTTACCAAAGAGAGTCAAATGGGATGACAGGAATGAAACCACTATCATTAACTATTTTTGGTGAAAAATACTCTGTTAAAAGTTGGCGAGATGTCTTAGAGACAACTTTAAATCAAATAGCAGCCTTAGATGAGGATGCTTTTGAGAGGATTACACAACAAATTCCAAGTTTTGTGAGCTGGGAAAAACAAAAATTTACTCAGACTCGTCAACTCAAAAATGGAGCATTTATGGAATTGCATTTATCAGCTAAAGATGTTTATAGGGTTTGTAAGAGAGCTTTAGAAATTGCCGAAATATCTCTAGATGACTGGGAGTTAGAATATGTTTAAAAAAAATCTTAAATTACTTGGGTTCATGACCTAGGTAATGTAACAATTAAGATTAGAGGTTTATAAAAAGGGAAATTTTGATCATGATTAGATATTGGGTCATGGGTTGGCGTCGGGTATTAACCTATAGTCAGGTTAACCCTTTTGGTTTTATAGAGGTATTGATGTTATCCCTAGCTATACTGTTGTTATTGCTGTGGGGGTTAACGATACAATGGCCCTATTTAGTCTTGAGTTTGAGTTATGGTATTGGTGCTGCATTATCTGTATTAATCCGTAGTTTTTATTGGGTATCTCCCCAAAGAAGATTAAATCAAATGACAGCCATGGGAATTATTCTGTTTAGCCTCTGGGGTTTTACCGATTTATGGCATCATCATTGAACTATAGTCTAAAAATACTGGTGCAAAGTCAAATATCAAGCTATGATGGGCGCGGGACAATTTATTCATCTTAAGATAAATGTTTGATTGGCGATTAAAACCAGGTTATCTCAATGAAGGCGGATCGGAATTTGAAGCTATCCATATTCTTTTTGGTCAATTTATAGCTGATCATCATTCTAGTGATCCTCTGATTCATCGTTCCCTGTTTGCAGAAAATGCTAATTTTGAATGGGGAAAGGGTAAACCTTTAGAAAAAGTGATTGATTCTCAAGGGGCTTTTGAATATCTGATGATCAATCCTCAATTATTTCGTAATGCGATCGCCATTATTGAGCCTTGGGAACACGTAGGTTACAATCCCCTGGGAGAACACGTCAGAGCATCTATAAATGTTGCTTATTTAGCACAAAAAATAGCTGACTGTGACTCAATTTTATTTCCTCTCTGGTCTTCAGGACTCTTTGATCTTGACAAGTTAGTACCGATCCTCGCCTCTAGCTTAGCCATTGTAGTGGAAGGAGGTGATCCTACGGTGCGCGATCCTTCTAGTTTTGAAGGATCTAATTGTTCTCATGGGGAAATGATCCAACTAACCGAGCAAATCCTTCTCTCTCGCACTCCTATGAGTGCTTTAGCACTATTTATTTGTTTAGGACATCAATTAGCAGCACAAGGTCATATTAGTTTAATTAGACGAACAGTTAAAGCGGTTTTAGAATTAGATTCCTTAGAAAATGATCCACAAGGAAAAGCATTAAGAATGCTACAACGAGTTTGTCAAAAAATCCAAGAAATTGGTAGTTCTTTACAAGTTAAGAAAAACGATGGTCGAATTGTTGCTGAATCCTGGGAAGATCCTGAATTTGCTGTGAGTAAAAATGAGTTTCTAGAAGTAGGACATAGAGAATTAGTACATTACACATCTCCCGATCATGAAACTTCGGGTATTCCTGAAGAAATAATTCTCTACCATGAGGTTGCCGCAGATGAACACGAAGGGGTTATAGATACATCTATTGAATATGAGCAAAAATTAAATATTTCTATGTTCCATACCGATGAAGTCAACGAAGAAGCGATTTTATTTGCCAATTGGGCTTATCGCTTAATTCATAATGCTCTTATTCCTTGTCGCTCTATCATCGCTAATAGTCCTTTATCTTGGCTGATTAAACTTCCCGATGCTGTAGAAATTTTGTGTTCAACTACTGATAATGGTGAAGTTGTTACAGAATGTTCCGCTACTTGCATTAATTATAGAGACTTTGAAAGTAAAAAAGTTCGGCGCTCTTTCACTTGTCAGTTTCATCCAGAGTTGCTGTCTGATTTACGAGTAGTTGGTGTACGTGAGCCTTTTTCTTATGAAGAATTAAAATTAGATGATGGAGCGAGATTATTTATGAGATTATTATACGAGGGAATGCAAGAATAACATACTTAAATTTGGCTCTCGGTGTATCTGTTTAGAGGGAAATTAAGAATTAAGAATTAAGCACTCATGCAAGAGTTAATTAACTCCTAACTCCTAACTCGTTAAGATTACTTGTGACGAATATTTTCGTAAACTTCTACGTATTCTTTACCTGGGTTATTCCAGGAATAATCGTATTCCATACCTTGTAAAGCCAATTGAGTAAACTCATCAGGTGAATTGTACCATAGTTTTAAAGCCCTTTCTAAGCCTGTTTCTAGAGCATAATCATCCCGTTGATAGAACATATAGCCGTTACGTTTTTCTGGGGGTACTTCGTTGTTATAATCGCGATCAAAGACGGTATTAACTAACCCACCTACTCCCCTAACTACGGGTACTGTACCATATTTAAAGGCGATCATTTGCGTTAATCCACAGGGTTCGTAATTACTAGGTACAATGATAATATCAGCACCTGCATAAATTAAATGGGATAATTCCTCATTGAAACCCAATTCTAGATGACAGTCAGGATTATCATTTAAGAAAGATTTTTCATGACAAAAATGAGCATTAATACTAGGCTCTGTAGCTGAACCTAACAACACAAATTGGGCGCTATTATCTAGAGAATAATAGATAGCGTGGTGGACTAAATGTACGCCTTTTTGTTCATCAAGACGACCAATATAAGCGATGATGGGTTTATTAACGTTTTGTAATAATAGGCGATCGCGTAGGGCTTGTTTATTTTTACTTTTGCCTTCGCTAAGGTTTTTACTAGTATAATTACAAGGGATATAACGATCTATTTCAGGATTCCAAAAATCATAATCAACACCATTGAGAATACCGCGGAATTTATCCTGATATAAATGTAAAGTATGACCCAATCCATAACCTTCGTCGAGACAACGCGCTTCCCAAGCGTGATGAGGTGAAACTGTAGTAACCGCGTTAGAATAGACGATACCTCCCTTCATCATATTAATAGCAAAGGGGTTAAAATTATCTCTGAGTCTAGAGTAATCAAAATAATAATCTGCTCGTTTTAATCCTGTAGCCAGAAGTTGTTCATTTCCACAGATACCTTGGTGTTTAAAATTATGAATGGTATAACAAACCCGTTGATTAACCATACCATGATATTTATAAATTTCATATAACATTACAGGGACTAAACCTGTTTGCCAATCGTGACAATGAATAACATCAGGACGTTTATTACTTTTGAGGATAAATTCTAAAGCAGCTTTACTAAAAAAAGCAAAGCGCATATTATCATCATCACAACCATAATAACAACCACGATTGAAGAAGTTATCTTCACTATGGGGTTCAATAAAAAAGCATAACCTTCCGTGAACTCTACCGCAATAAACGGAACAATGTATATAAGCATCGTACCAGGGTACGAACAAATCGCGATAGGCGTCGTGTAGTCCCCATACATGGTCATAACGCATACAATCATACTTAGGTAGGATTAACTCTACACAGTGACCACGGGTTTCTAATTCTCGACTCAATCCATAGACGACGTCTCCCAATCCTCCAGCTTTGATGACAGGGGCGCATTCTGAAGCAATCTGAATTATATACATCCTAATCTGTTAAATCAATTTATCAAATAATAAATCTCAGTATAGCGGATTAGGTAGAACGGTAGAACGGTAGAACGGTGGAACGGTGTTATTATTCCTATATATCACACTCCTTTTGTCATTATCAGGACTGTCCTCTACAGATGTAGAGTCGCCTAGTATTACGCCAAAACTATGGCGCAATCAGGGGCGTTGAACTACTTAGACTAGAGAATAACCTGTTTGAGTTTTTGCTTGTCTAGCTTTAGCTAAGTAATCATACCAAGCTGACATACCCGTATCTTTACGAGCTGAAACAGCTAAAATTAGAGCATTTGGAGCTATTTTTTGGATATTCTCTCTAGCTAAGTCTTCTTGCCATTCTAAGACTTCTGCTAAGTCGATTTTGTTAATAATTACTACATCAGCACCTTTAAACATGGTGGGATATTTGAGGGGTTTATCTTCTCCTTCGGTGGTAGAAAGTAAAACCACTCGTATATCTTCTCCTAAATCGTAAGCTGCAGGACAAACTAAGTTACCCACATTCTCAATAATTAAGATATCTAGTCCATCTAATCCTAATTCATCACTAGCATTTTTGATCATACTAGCTTCTAAGTGACATATATCACCTGTAGTAATTTGAATCACTGGTGCTTTGGTGCTTCTTAATCTTTGGGCGTCGTTATCTGTAGCTAAATCCCCGACAATCACGCCAT
The window above is part of the Gloeocapsa sp. DLM2.Bin57 genome. Proteins encoded here:
- a CDS encoding CCA tRNA nucleotidyltransferase; translation: MLLLSLEKCPFNLDWLPPGSYLVGGAVRDALLNIQRDYLDLDFIIPTDAIALAQKIARHYRAGFVILDQQRQIARVVFPEGTVDFALQEGDTLESDLARRDFTINAIAYNPHRDILLDTLGGLADLEQKQLKMISVANLKDDPLRLLRAYRQAAQLNFTIETNTRKQITNLAPLLAQVAPERVRSELDYLFANPQGSYWLTQAYLDGILTIWLKNVTMTKLELLKKIEANWLTSTWSSLEWETAIIPLTRLTCLVADNPLDAETELIKLKYSRDVFTGIKSVLTHFADLENNQDNFSLAQQYFFFLGIGKNLPILAAYALTQGINTELITLLLNRYSNPDDLVAHPRNLVTGNDLIKHLQLKPGPQIGELLTAIQLAQIEGKITTAREALEYAKVIEQQK
- a CDS encoding PIN domain-containing protein; this encodes MMPSVYLETSVISYLSARPSRDLIIAGHQQITNEWWETQGHKFEIYISQLVIQEARRGDAKAAQERLTLLQPIAALRVSSAALQLAQILLREAAIPQKAEADSLHIAISVVNGIDYLLTWNCQHIANAIIRKKVEQICRQNGYEPSVICTPEELIEE
- a CDS encoding DUF262 domain-containing protein, translated to MQATETKLQQIIEGTKQYLVPLFQRAYSWQKQEWQILWDDLLELYNTTNPRPHFMGTIVTMSTNSQPEGVSKYLLIDGQQRLTTVFILLCALRDIATAKKETELAAEITHTLLINTYKKGSDKYKLIPTQVDRDKFQHLIDSKPKENKNILNECYSFFQKKINQKKCDLIQLKKVICYNFSLVSLVLSGEDDPYLVFESLNAKGRPLTQADLIRNYFFMKINPDEQEDIYQKYWKIMEDNLGDNLTEFIRHFLTKDGKEVRKNDVYFEIKEQINNRDTIEYLKTLSLFSRYYAKFLDPSSESQENIRFHLKRLNQLEVLTIYPFLLNCYHDWASHKITETDFITILQICENFVLRYIVCYFQSTGLNRIFSSLYAQVSKESSLGSETFINKLKLVLQNQNYPKDAEFKAKLKEAKLYGNNRSKKGRLILESIEQFFNHKEKIQLESLSLEHIMPQKLSLWWREHLGEDCAITHELLLHSLGNLTLTGYNTELSNDNFYRKQEYFKHSNLELNKYFINQQAWCREDIEARADYLADIALKIWSYFGDENAVYQRESNGMTGMKPLSLTIFGEKYSVKSWRDVLETTLNQIAALDEDAFERITQQIPSFVSWEKQKFTQTRQLKNGAFMELHLSAKDVYRVCKRALEIAEISLDDWELEYV
- the glgA gene encoding glycogen synthase GlgA, translated to MYIIQIASECAPVIKAGGLGDVVYGLSRELETRGHCVELILPKYDCMRYDHVWGLHDAYRDLFVPWYDAYIHCSVYCGRVHGRLCFFIEPHSEDNFFNRGCYYGCDDDNMRFAFFSKAALEFILKSNKRPDVIHCHDWQTGLVPVMLYEIYKYHGMVNQRVCYTIHNFKHQGICGNEQLLATGLKRADYYFDYSRLRDNFNPFAINMMKGGIVYSNAVTTVSPHHAWEARCLDEGYGLGHTLHLYQDKFRGILNGVDYDFWNPEIDRYIPCNYTSKNLSEGKSKNKQALRDRLLLQNVNKPIIAYIGRLDEQKGVHLVHHAIYYSLDNSAQFVLLGSATEPSINAHFCHEKSFLNDNPDCHLELGFNEELSHLIYAGADIIIVPSNYEPCGLTQMIAFKYGTVPVVRGVGGLVNTVFDRDYNNEVPPEKRNGYMFYQRDDYALETGLERALKLWYNSPDEFTQLALQGMEYDYSWNNPGKEYVEVYENIRHK
- the hypB gene encoding hydrogenase accessory protein HypB codes for the protein MCGQCGCDTTETLKHEHEHEHHHHHRHNHRLVDIQQSVLHKNHTLAQGNRQEFTQRNLLVLNILSSPGSGKTTFIEKTLKTTEQQFNYGVIVGDLATDNDAQRLRSTKAPVIQITTGDICHLEASMIKNASDELGLDGLDILIIENVGNLVCPAAYDLGEDIRVVLLSTTEGEDKPLKYPTMFKGADVVIINKIDLAEVLEWQEDLARENIQKIAPNALILAVSARKDTGMSAWYDYLAKARQAKTQTGYSLV